In Streptomyces liangshanensis, the DNA window ACCCGGACAAGCACGCGGTCAAGGTCGAACTGCAAATCGACCAGGTCGCCGTCGTGACCGCGACCGAGGCCACCGCCACCGTGCGCTGCACACTTGGGCCCGTTCGTCGCGGAGCCCGCTTCGACCACATCCGCGACGCCGTGGAAGCCATCGACCTGGAACTGACGCAGATCCTCGCCTACCACCGCTCCGTCGAGGAGCTCGACCCCGTCCACACCGCGCTCGTGACCCTCCAAGGCCGAGGCGTCCGACACCTCACGTCAGCCACCCCGGGCTCCCGCTGGCAGGCGATCCAGGGAACCAACCCTCCAACACCATGAGCGACTTATCTACAGGTCTTGACTATTGCTCCGCGAAGCTGCGTCGTGAGGATAGATACCTAATCTGGCACCGGCACGAGCCGCTGGCAGCCAGAGAAATGATCTGCACATCTACGTGCGGCCAGCATCCGAGAGGTGCCACAGTACGGAGATGCTTGTAAGCCCGCTGCCCGGCGTTGACCGGAAGCACCTGCACAAGACGCTTAGCGCGGTGTGTCAGAGGGTCTCGAACCTCCACGCCGGCGGCCCGCATGAGTACTACGAACGACTGTTGGCCTACCTCGACTGGGCAGCATATGCCGTGGACCAGCTAGACACGCTGATCAGCAGTGCTGACCTCGATCGACTCGTTCTCACTAAGCGGCATGACCAACTGCTGGCCGGGCTGGACAGTTTCACGATCGGAACGACTCAGCGCCTCGTGAGCCAGCTAGTGGGTGCCGAGCTTCGTCAGCGGGCTGCGGCTCTCCAGGCCGCTACTGATGCGCTAGGACGGGAGATGCGGCAATGGCAGCTTCGCGGGCTCCCTGTGGTGGCTGACAGTAGTTTCTACGTCCATCATCCGGACAAACTGGAAGAAGCTGACTTTCCTGGGCTAATAGGATCAAAAGGTGCCTTCGTGCACCTCATGGTGCCGATGGTTGTAGTGGATGAACTCGATCAGCTCAAGGAGAGCAAGGCTCCGCAGGCGAGATGGCGGGCACGGTACACGCTGGCGGTTTTGGATCGCCTCTTCCAGAAGACCGCGGACCAGGCTGTGCTTCGTGAGGCCGACGCCGAAGAACTGCGAACTACCGGCCTTCGACGTGGCGAGGTGAGAGTGCAGCTCTTGTTTGATCCGCCAGGCCATGTGCGGCTGCCGATCAACGATGACGAGATCGTGGATAGGGCGCTGGCCATCAAGCCGCTGTCCGGGCGGGAAGTGACAGTGCTTACCTATGACACTGGGCAGGCAACCCGCGCACGCATTGCGGGCCTGCGTGACCTCAAGCTGAGTATGCCGGTTGGTGACGAGCTTGAGCCGCGCCAGGGCAGCACTAAGAATCCCCCATCCAAGGGAATGATGGGTTGAGGTGTCGGCCATTGGTTCGGATGGATTGGACATAAGCGGCTGCCTAAAGCCGCGGAGCCGACCGCCCAGCCACAGAGGTGTCTCCCACTTCTTGCCCGTAGCTCGCCAGCGCGCCGCCGGGCGCGGCCAGACGGGGCGCAGACAGGAGGCAGGCCCTGCCGCAGAGGCGGGCGCGGGCCCGCGCCCGTGCGCGGGCCTTGAACCAGTAGAGAAGGTGTAACTCAGTACGTGGCGTGGGGCTTGAAGTCGTACGCGCAGGATGGAAGTTCAAGGCTTCGCCGGTGTGCCAGGGGTAGGAAGAACGCTGGGGCTGTCCAAGTGATGCGTGTGCGGCCCTGGTTGATGGTGACCGTGCAGGGTTCCGAGCACAGGAGAGCTCTTCTCGTCCCGATGCGGCCCTCGTACAGCCATTCCCAGGCTTCGTCGGAGGCTCTGGGGTCCAGTGCTGGTGTGATGGTGCGCAGTGCACGGCACCGCCACCCTGCTCACGGCGGCCGGAGTCGTGCCCCGCGTCGTGATGGAGATCCCCGGGCACTCGCAGATCAGCATCACCATGGACGTCTGCACGCACGTTGTGCAGGACACGCAGCGCGAGGCCATGAGTCACATGGATCGGCTGCTCAGGAGGCGTCCGGGTCGTCAGTGACCGTGCTCGTGGATGTCAGAGGGGCCTCACCTCCCAAACTTGGGAGGTGAGGCCCCTCCGAACTGGTGCCCCCGGCAGGATTCGAACCTGCGACACCCGCTTTAGGAGAGCGGTGCTCTATCCCCTGAGCTACGAAGGCGGGGGTCTGTCTGGGGACGTTTCCGGGGTGGGGGCTGTGGGCCGCCGCCCTTGTGTGTCCTGGACAGACTGACGATCAGCTGGTGGGAGCCTGCGCGTCGCAGCCAGTGTAGCGGTAGGTGTCCGTGGCCGGGTGTGTGGTTGTGAGGGGGGCCGGGATAATCTGCCTCGCTCTGAATCGGCCACGGAGGGGTTTGCCATGACTCGTGTCTCGTCGTCCTTGCCCGAGCGGATCGAGCTTGTGGGTGAGGGGCTGGTGCTGCGGGACTGGACGGAGGCGGACCTCGGTGCGATGCCGGGGTTGTTCGATCATCCCGACATCGCCTACTGGACGCCGATCGTGTCGCCGTTCGACGAGGGGGCGGCTCGTGCCCGGTTGGAGCGGGACCGGCGGATGCGGGCGGAGGGGACGACCATTCTGCTGGCCATCACTCTGGACGGTGGTGTGCCGCTCGGCGAGGTCATGTTGCGGCGGGCCCCGGAAGGGATGGAGATCGGCTACGCGGTCGGGCCGGCGCATCGGGGGCAGGGGCTCGCGGTGCGGGCGGTGCGGGTGGTGGCCGGGTACGCGTTCGAGCAACTGGGCGCGGAGCGCGTCGTGTTGGAGGTCGAGGCCGAGAACGGCGCCAGCGTCGCCGTGGCCGTGAAGGCCGGCTTCGGACTGCTCGACGTGCCGCTGATCAGGGGGGAGGAGAAGGGGCGGGCGTATGCCTTGCAGACGTGGGGGTTGGACCGACCCTGAGGGTGTGGCGGTCCGCGGTCGGTCTGTGGTTGACCCGGGGGAGCGGGGCGCATAGCGTCCGGCGGTGTGGGCGATCTTGGGCGGGTTGTGGGGGCGTTGACCGGGCCCGGGGCGCCGTTCGCGGTGGTGCGCGGGGAGAGCGGGGGGCTCGTCTACGCGAGTGGGCCCCGGACCCTGCGGGAGTTCGTCGAGACCACCTG includes these proteins:
- a CDS encoding PIN domain-containing protein — encoded protein: MAYLDWAAYAVDQLDTLISSADLDRLVLTKRHDQLLAGLDSFTIGTTQRLVSQLVGAELRQRAAALQAATDALGREMRQWQLRGLPVVADSSFYVHHPDKLEEADFPGLIGSKGAFVHLMVPMVVVDELDQLKESKAPQARWRARYTLAVLDRLFQKTADQAVLREADAEELRTTGLRRGEVRVQLLFDPPGHVRLPINDDEIVDRALAIKPLSGREVTVLTYDTGQATRARIAGLRDLKLSMPVGDELEPRQGSTKNPPSKGMMG
- a CDS encoding GNAT family N-acetyltransferase → MTRVSSSLPERIELVGEGLVLRDWTEADLGAMPGLFDHPDIAYWTPIVSPFDEGAARARLERDRRMRAEGTTILLAITLDGGVPLGEVMLRRAPEGMEIGYAVGPAHRGQGLAVRAVRVVAGYAFEQLGAERVVLEVEAENGASVAVAVKAGFGLLDVPLIRGEEKGRAYALQTWGLDRP